In Panacibacter ginsenosidivorans, the following proteins share a genomic window:
- a CDS encoding fumarylacetoacetate hydrolase family protein produces MHLYKTSNGNILKVNGRYYFINQPWDFIINRDNLIEYLFNLSDEGNIITEAQADHIISSYLLPPIGQQEVWAAGVTYLKSRDARMEESEDSGAADCYQRVYEATRPELFFKSLPHRVAGHNQKVNIRKDSTWDVPEPELTLFINKYGNIQAYTIGNDMSSRSIEGENPLYLPQAKMYERSAAIGPCLYITEDPISLSTAISMNIYRGEQKMFDDSTTLSRMKRTLPELASWLFKAMDFEHGAFLMTGTCVVPDNNFTLKKNDIVNITIEGIGTLTNTIWVK; encoded by the coding sequence ATGCACCTCTACAAAACTTCCAACGGTAATATTTTAAAAGTAAACGGCAGGTATTATTTCATTAATCAGCCATGGGATTTTATTATTAATCGTGATAACCTGATAGAATATTTATTCAACTTATCTGATGAAGGAAATATTATTACAGAAGCACAGGCAGACCATATTATCAGTAGTTATTTATTGCCACCAATTGGTCAACAGGAAGTATGGGCCGCAGGGGTTACTTACTTAAAAAGCCGAGATGCCAGAATGGAAGAGTCTGAAGATTCAGGAGCAGCAGATTGTTATCAACGCGTGTATGAAGCAACCAGGCCAGAGTTGTTTTTTAAATCTTTGCCACATCGTGTTGCTGGGCATAACCAGAAAGTGAATATCCGAAAAGATTCTACATGGGATGTTCCTGAACCGGAACTTACACTTTTCATCAATAAATATGGGAACATACAGGCATACACAATCGGCAACGATATGAGCTCACGAAGTATTGAAGGGGAAAATCCTTTATACCTGCCGCAGGCAAAAATGTATGAACGTAGCGCTGCTATTGGTCCATGCTTATATATAACAGAAGATCCAATCTCATTGAGCACAGCAATATCAATGAATATTTACCGTGGTGAACAAAAGATGTTTGATGATTCAACTACACTGAGCCGTATGAAAAGAACATTACCCGAATTAGCATCATGGTTATTTAAGGCAATGGATTTTGAACATGGTGCTTTTCTTATGACCGGTACATGCGTTGTTCCAGATAATAATTTTACACTGAAAAAAAATGATATTGTAAACATAACGATTGAAGGAATTGGAACGCTTACAAATACAATATGGGTGAAGTGA
- a CDS encoding aldehyde dehydrogenase (NADP(+)): MMLTGKNLIGYKLFGMNNETFSVAINFKNETGAYAFHEAATAEIDQAAMLAANAFEQYRKLSGTEKAFFLETLADAIAAAKDELIPVAMQETKLPQPRLEGEVQRTINQIKLFASLLREGSWVKAVIDTAQPDRKPLPKPDIRQMQIPLGPVAVFGASNFPFAFSVAGGDTISALAAGCPVIYKAHPAHPATSELVAQLVIDALKKCNMPEGLFALLQGKSNACSITLVQHPLVKAVAFTGSFTGGKALFDAACKRQEPIPVYAEMGSVNPVFILPNIMSKDANGIAEKLAASNLLSVGQFCTNPGLIFSVKSTDTENFLSTFASAIKQSNAGCMLSENIYHNYSANIKSLLVTEKLKLKSYGKEANTDKTVTAHMFQTDAKAFLANKDLWHEVFGPASIHVVAENIEELYSIANELQGQLTASVWADEDDMYAANELAQILALKAGRIMLNNVPTGVEVTHAMVHGGPYPATTDARSTSVGTAAIYRFTRPVCYQNFTQQMLPDALKNKNTLSIQRFVDGKIDQRDID, from the coding sequence ATGATGCTAACGGGGAAAAATTTAATTGGTTATAAGTTGTTTGGAATGAATAACGAGACATTTTCGGTTGCTATAAATTTTAAGAATGAAACAGGTGCTTATGCTTTTCACGAAGCTGCCACAGCTGAGATAGATCAGGCTGCAATGCTTGCAGCGAATGCATTTGAGCAATATCGTAAATTGAGTGGTACTGAAAAAGCTTTCTTTCTTGAAACGCTTGCAGATGCAATTGCTGCTGCAAAAGACGAGCTTATACCCGTGGCTATGCAGGAAACAAAACTGCCACAACCGCGTCTTGAAGGTGAAGTACAACGCACCATTAATCAAATAAAATTATTTGCTTCATTATTACGGGAAGGGTCATGGGTAAAAGCTGTTATTGATACCGCGCAGCCAGACCGCAAGCCTTTGCCAAAACCAGATATCCGGCAGATGCAAATTCCGTTAGGCCCTGTTGCTGTCTTTGGTGCCAGTAATTTCCCTTTTGCTTTTTCTGTTGCCGGTGGCGATACTATATCTGCATTAGCAGCAGGCTGCCCTGTAATTTATAAAGCACATCCTGCACATCCTGCCACTTCAGAATTAGTTGCACAACTGGTGATTGATGCACTAAAAAAATGCAATATGCCCGAGGGCTTGTTTGCTTTATTGCAGGGCAAATCAAATGCATGCAGTATAACGCTGGTGCAGCATCCACTTGTAAAAGCAGTTGCATTTACCGGTTCTTTCACTGGCGGAAAAGCTTTGTTTGATGCGGCTTGTAAAAGACAAGAGCCAATTCCTGTTTATGCAGAAATGGGCAGTGTTAATCCTGTTTTTATTTTGCCAAACATCATGTCAAAAGATGCAAATGGCATTGCAGAAAAACTTGCTGCTTCCAATCTTTTAAGTGTTGGACAGTTTTGTACAAACCCTGGCCTTATCTTCTCAGTTAAATCAACAGATACGGAAAATTTTCTTTCAACATTTGCTTCAGCAATAAAGCAATCCAATGCAGGTTGCATGCTTAGTGAAAACATCTATCATAATTATAGTGCCAATATAAAATCGCTTTTGGTTACAGAAAAACTTAAATTAAAGTCTTATGGCAAGGAAGCCAATACTGATAAGACTGTTACTGCTCATATGTTTCAGACTGATGCAAAAGCTTTTCTTGCTAATAAAGATCTGTGGCACGAGGTATTTGGGCCTGCCTCTATTCATGTAGTTGCTGAAAATATAGAAGAGCTTTATTCAATCGCAAATGAATTGCAGGGTCAGCTCACAGCAAGTGTTTGGGCCGATGAAGATGATATGTATGCTGCAAATGAACTTGCACAAATACTTGCATTAAAGGCCGGCCGCATTATGTTGAATAATGTTCCTACAGGTGTGGAAGTAACGCATGCAATGGTGCATGGAGGTCCTTACCCTGCAACCACTGATGCGCGTTCCACTTCTGTTGGCACTGCTGCCATTTATCGTTTTACAAGACCCGTATGTTATCAAAATTTCACACAGCAAATGTTGCCTGATGCTTTAAAGAATAAAAATACTTTAAGCATACAGCGTTTTGTAGATGGAAAAATTGATCAGCGGGATATTGATTGA
- a CDS encoding glycoside hydrolase family 172 protein produces MQKFLTIGIAFFILTQIHAQQKFNGINANLSNIFQLSDAKTRSISPENFNGEKGKGGMATTGTGSGPSRDLGQGWKVSPSVVIKSKTTYTVAEIDGSGSIQHIWMTPTGNWRFSILRFYWDDETTPSVEVPVGDFFGMGWGKYAPLNSLAVTVNPGSAFNCYWPMPFRKKCRITMENIADEDMVLYYQVDYILTDVSADAAYFHAQFRRTNPLPYKTDYTLVDGIKGKGQYVGTYMAWGVHNNGWWGEGEIKFFMDGDTQYPTICGTGTEDYFCGSYDFDTRKKNAAGVDEVNYTEFSTAYTGLHQVIRGDGHYQMAQRFGLYRWHITDPIRFEKDLRVTIQALGWRDGGRYLPLKDDISSTVFWYQTEPHNAFPKLPTKDELEVN; encoded by the coding sequence ATGCAAAAATTTCTAACGATTGGAATTGCTTTTTTTATTCTTACTCAAATTCATGCGCAACAAAAATTCAACGGTATTAATGCTAATCTCAGCAACATTTTTCAATTGTCTGATGCGAAGACAAGAAGTATTAGTCCTGAAAATTTTAATGGTGAAAAAGGTAAAGGCGGAATGGCTACAACCGGCACTGGAAGCGGACCTTCGAGAGATCTGGGTCAGGGTTGGAAGGTTAGCCCGAGCGTGGTAATAAAATCAAAAACAACTTACACTGTTGCAGAAATTGATGGCTCTGGTTCTATTCAACATATTTGGATGACGCCAACAGGCAACTGGCGTTTTTCAATCCTTCGTTTTTATTGGGATGATGAAACAACGCCTTCGGTTGAAGTGCCGGTCGGTGATTTTTTTGGAATGGGCTGGGGCAAATATGCACCGTTAAACTCATTGGCTGTTACGGTAAATCCCGGAAGTGCATTTAATTGCTACTGGCCAATGCCATTTAGAAAAAAATGTAGGATAACGATGGAGAATATTGCAGATGAAGATATGGTTTTGTATTACCAGGTTGATTACATCTTAACAGACGTATCGGCAGATGCTGCTTATTTTCATGCGCAATTTCGCAGAACAAATCCATTGCCTTACAAAACAGATTACACACTTGTTGATGGAATAAAAGGCAAAGGACAATATGTTGGAACCTATATGGCGTGGGGCGTTCACAACAATGGCTGGTGGGGCGAAGGTGAAATAAAATTCTTTATGGATGGCGACACGCAGTATCCAACAATATGTGGCACTGGCACTGAAGATTATTTCTGTGGGTCTTATGATTTTGATACACGCAAGAAAAATGCTGCCGGTGTTGATGAAGTTAATTACACAGAATTTTCAACTGCGTACACGGGCTTGCACCAGGTTATTCGCGGCGATGGACATTACCAAATGGCGCAACGTTTTGGTTTGTATCGCTGGCATATAACAGACCCTATTCGTTTCGAAAAAGATCTTCGCGTAACCATACAGGCACTGGGTTGGAGAGATGGAGGTCGTTATCTTCCGTTGAAAGATGATATTTCTTCAACAGTGTTCTGGTATCAGACAGAACCGCACAATGCTTTTCCAAAACTGCCAACAAAAGATGAGTTAGAAGTGAATTAA
- a CDS encoding AraC family transcriptional regulator produces MKPILRKVDTGYNYSFSVREDIFPYLYNHWHYHPEAELTLIRKGTGIRLVGDSVEQFEDNDLVLLGAELPHYWRSDALYFKEDPNVQVEAVAIHFKEDCWGKDFLEMPELSAVKKILQDAKRGLEITGKTKKILIPMMESMLKAKNAKRVILLLDMLYIIAASKELTTLSSNGFSKSYDHSNTDRINEIYNYTFNNFQQQVSIKTIAAAVNISPNSFCRYFKTRTLKTYWQFLLEVRIGYACKLLIENKLSVAKICYDCGFNNLSNFNRHFKHIVGMSPLQYSKTYLQDKRK; encoded by the coding sequence ATGAAACCAATCCTCAGAAAAGTCGACACGGGTTATAATTATTCTTTCAGTGTGAGAGAAGATATATTTCCATACTTGTATAATCACTGGCATTATCACCCGGAAGCAGAGCTTACATTAATACGTAAAGGAACAGGCATAAGGCTTGTAGGCGACAGTGTGGAACAATTTGAAGATAATGATCTTGTATTGCTCGGTGCCGAACTTCCACATTACTGGAGAAGTGATGCCTTATATTTCAAAGAAGATCCAAATGTACAGGTGGAAGCAGTGGCCATACATTTTAAAGAAGATTGCTGGGGGAAAGATTTTCTCGAAATGCCTGAATTGTCTGCCGTTAAAAAAATATTACAGGATGCAAAACGTGGCCTCGAAATAACGGGCAAGACAAAAAAAATACTTATTCCAATGATGGAATCTATGCTTAAAGCCAAAAATGCAAAGCGTGTGATACTGTTGCTGGATATGTTATATATTATTGCTGCTTCCAAAGAACTAACTACCCTTTCCAGTAATGGTTTTTCAAAATCTTATGACCATTCTAACACTGACCGCATTAACGAAATATACAATTACACATTTAATAACTTTCAGCAACAGGTAAGTATAAAAACTATTGCGGCTGCCGTAAACATAAGTCCCAATTCATTTTGCAGGTATTTTAAAACAAGAACATTAAAAACTTACTGGCAGTTTTTATTAGAAGTACGAATTGGTTATGCATGCAAACTATTAATAGAGAATAAACTTAGCGTTGCAAAAATATGTTATGACTGTGGCTTTAATAACCTCTCCAATTTCAACAGGCATTTTAAACATATCGTAGGGATGTCGCCTCTGCAATACAGTAAGACATATTTGCAGGATAAACGAAAATAA
- the rbsK gene encoding ribokinase yields MKKPSIIIVGSSNTDMVIKSPYLAKPGETILGGTFFMNAGGKGANQAVAAARLGGNISLIAKVGNDIFGKQAIELFKKEGIDTTHVFTDKKHPSGVALINVDDNGENCIVVASGANAALIKEDIESAKDKIANASIVLMQLETPVSTIEHVASFAKVNGVKVVLNPAPAAELSDELLQNINIITPNQHEAGMLTNTVVDDVDAAKHAARILNGKGVETVIITLGANGALLYEKDFFTEIAAPVVKAVDTTAAGDIFNGALVVALSEGKTMKHAVEYACNAAAISVTRLGAQASAPYRNEVADAPALKEEESIDDEI; encoded by the coding sequence ATGAAGAAACCTTCTATTATAATTGTTGGTAGCTCCAATACAGATATGGTTATTAAATCACCTTACTTAGCAAAACCTGGAGAAACAATTCTTGGTGGCACATTCTTTATGAATGCTGGTGGCAAAGGCGCTAACCAGGCTGTTGCTGCTGCAAGACTTGGCGGTAATATTTCACTCATAGCAAAGGTGGGGAATGATATTTTTGGCAAACAGGCAATTGAATTATTTAAAAAAGAAGGCATTGATACAACCCATGTTTTTACAGATAAAAAACATCCATCAGGTGTGGCATTGATAAACGTTGATGATAATGGTGAGAACTGTATTGTAGTTGCATCAGGTGCTAATGCTGCATTAATAAAAGAAGATATTGAAAGTGCAAAAGATAAAATTGCAAATGCATCTATTGTATTAATGCAATTGGAAACTCCGGTCTCAACTATTGAACATGTTGCATCATTTGCAAAAGTAAATGGAGTAAAGGTTGTATTGAATCCTGCGCCTGCAGCAGAATTAAGCGATGAGTTATTACAAAACATAAATATCATTACTCCCAATCAACATGAAGCAGGAATGCTTACAAATACTGTAGTTGATGATGTAGATGCTGCAAAGCATGCAGCCAGAATTTTAAACGGAAAAGGAGTAGAAACAGTCATTATTACATTAGGTGCAAATGGTGCATTGCTATACGAAAAAGATTTCTTTACTGAAATTGCGGCACCTGTTGTAAAAGCCGTAGATACTACTGCAGCAGGAGATATATTCAATGGCGCACTGGTAGTGGCATTGTCGGAAGGAAAAACTATGAAACATGCTGTAGAATATGCATGTAATGCTGCAGCAATATCTGTAACAAGATTGGGAGCACAGGCATCAGCGCCATATAGAAATGAAGTAGCAGATGCCCCAGCTCTAAAGGAAGAAGAAAGTATTGATGATGAAATCTGA
- a CDS encoding UxaA family hydrolase: MPKDPGACSIMEKMQSKTLKVHPDDNIAVALTTLAKDAVISNGLGEIILQETIPAKHKFALNDLQQGDDVIMYGVLVGKAIKAISKGGLITTANIKHAANTYTLKERNTQWNKPDILKWQQRTFMGYHRADGSVGTANHWLIIPMVFCENKNVDALQEALLKALGYKKSRSRYELITESLVAQYRLGRTADEILNNVIAIEENTDTHKKIFPDIDGIKILNHTLGCAGTKDDTTALCGLLAGYITHPNVAGATVLSLGCQNAQLAILEEEIYKRDKQFSKPLFLLEQQKIGNETKMLEQATRQTFAGLMQANECKREPASLNKLCIGLECGGSDGFSGITANPAVGHVADIIVALGGAVVLSEFPELCGVEQNLSDRCVDDATAEKFMHLMRTYNERAKAVGSGFDSNPSAGNIRDGLITDAMKSAGAAKKGGSSPVTDVLDYPGKITKPGLNLLCTPGSDIESTTAEVAAGANLVLFTTGLGTPTGNPVTPVIKISTNTTLYNKMNDIIDINTGTIVDGKETVEQAGERIFEYIIKVASGEVQAKANATNHDDFIPWKRGISL, encoded by the coding sequence ATGCCAAAAGATCCTGGCGCTTGCTCAATAATGGAAAAAATGCAATCAAAAACGCTTAAAGTTCATCCTGACGATAATATTGCTGTTGCATTAACAACACTTGCAAAAGACGCTGTTATATCAAATGGCCTGGGAGAAATTATTTTGCAGGAAACAATTCCTGCCAAACATAAGTTTGCATTGAACGATCTGCAACAGGGTGATGATGTAATTATGTATGGCGTATTGGTTGGAAAAGCTATAAAGGCAATAAGCAAAGGTGGATTAATAACAACTGCTAACATAAAACACGCGGCAAATACATACACTTTAAAAGAACGAAATACCCAATGGAACAAGCCTGATATTTTGAAATGGCAACAGCGAACATTTATGGGGTATCACCGTGCGGATGGTTCTGTTGGTACGGCCAATCATTGGCTAATTATCCCAATGGTCTTCTGTGAAAATAAAAATGTAGATGCGTTGCAGGAAGCTTTATTAAAAGCATTGGGCTATAAGAAAAGCAGATCGCGTTATGAACTGATAACAGAATCACTCGTTGCTCAATACAGGTTAGGAAGAACTGCAGATGAAATATTAAATAATGTTATTGCTATAGAAGAAAATACAGACACACATAAAAAAATATTTCCAGATATTGATGGTATAAAGATACTTAATCATACACTTGGTTGTGCAGGAACAAAAGATGATACAACTGCTTTGTGTGGTTTGCTTGCAGGATACATTACACATCCAAATGTAGCAGGGGCAACAGTTTTGAGTCTGGGGTGCCAGAATGCACAGTTAGCTATTCTTGAAGAAGAAATATATAAAAGGGATAAGCAATTTTCAAAGCCATTATTTTTACTGGAGCAACAAAAGATTGGCAACGAGACAAAAATGCTGGAGCAGGCAACGCGACAAACATTTGCAGGGTTAATGCAGGCAAATGAATGCAAAAGGGAACCTGCTTCTTTAAATAAACTTTGTATAGGTTTAGAATGCGGAGGATCGGACGGGTTCTCAGGGATAACAGCTAACCCCGCAGTAGGTCATGTTGCAGATATAATAGTAGCACTTGGCGGTGCAGTAGTATTATCGGAGTTTCCTGAGTTATGCGGTGTGGAACAAAATCTAAGCGATCGCTGTGTTGATGATGCTACTGCTGAAAAATTTATGCATTTGATGCGTACTTACAATGAAAGAGCCAAAGCTGTTGGTTCCGGGTTTGATTCTAATCCTTCTGCTGGTAATATCCGTGATGGGTTAATAACAGATGCCATGAAAAGTGCAGGCGCTGCAAAGAAAGGCGGTTCTTCACCTGTTACAGATGTATTGGATTACCCCGGAAAAATTACAAAACCGGGTTTGAATTTATTATGTACACCGGGCAGTGATATTGAATCAACCACGGCTGAAGTTGCAGCAGGTGCTAATCTTGTTTTGTTTACAACAGGTTTAGGAACACCAACCGGAAATCCTGTAACGCCGGTTATTAAAATAAGCACCAACACTACGCTCTATAATAAAATGAATGATATTATTGATATTAACACAGGAACTATTGTAGATGGAAAAGAGACCGTAGAACAGGCAGGTGAACGTATATTTGAATATATCATTAAAGTAGCGAGCGGAGAAGTGCAGGCAAAAGCAAATGCCACGAATCACGATGATTTTATTCCATGGAAGAGAGGAATTTCTTTGTAA